A region from the Drosophila ananassae strain 14024-0371.13 chromosome 2L, ASM1763931v2, whole genome shotgun sequence genome encodes:
- the LOC6499409 gene encoding chloride channel protein 2 isoform X4, with translation MKPESSKYLKSDESRKINKGISAGKYLQELLGKQSTRVKRVSSWVWKHTIARLGEDWVFLALLGIIMAMLSFIMDKGISICTNARIWLYRDLTSQPFVQYIAWVSLPVCLILFSAGFVHLIAPQSIGSGIPEMKTILRGVQLKEYLTFKTLVAKVIGLTATLGSGMPLGKEGPFVHIASIVAQLLSKLVTSFQGIYENESRNSEMLAAACAVGVGACFAAPVGGVLFSIEVTTTYFAVRNYWRGFFAAVCGATVFRLLAVWFQNADTVRALFLTNFTTEFPFDPQELFVFALIGLVCGLGGASYVWVHRRYVLFMRSNKRMNKFLQKNRFLYPGFLALLVSSISFPLGTGQFLAGELSTHEQVTQLFSNFTWSRDDLTVEQAAVVTHWMTGYTSVFGNLVIYTLFTFVFSIIASTIPVPSGMFIPVFKIGAGFGRLVGEFMAVTFPHGVRYGGRLSPIMPGGYAVVGAAAFSGSVTHTVSVAVIIFEMTGQITHVVPVMIAVLVANAVAALLQPSIYDSIILIKKLPYLPDLLPSSSGMYSIFVEDFMVRDVKYIWKGICYQKLKEILKANKTLRSLPLVDSPENMILLGSVQRYELIKMIEKHIGREKRMEVAQKWQKEAEERALEEEKKKQEVELKMRRPSRFEVLPAPDILSLRQIANDEMLPPKKRAETLHSSLAPRKSILKKTNSFNLKTYGQPLAHSPSITPYTTITGNSEFRIRSAFEAIFKKSTTLQDVQPDPETGSLSPAASNNEVGVQRTPSTPGVSKKVQLQAQNNWDFVTDQIMLQVNPIPMEQVKPAPSPDEEDSSEEQVRNNEDSGDSPRQIQDQSSIKFKTNKVSDVNRSPHLRPGERPKRCSKIRFSNGGNNSPSHNKSEANEMGYIVEDIDETIGPENKGESLQRTKSVQLPRERVIDMSPEDQKQWELEEMLKPIDLQKANVHIDPSPFQLVERTSILKVHSLFSMVGINHAYVTKIGRLVGVVGLKELRKAIEDINSNNFVAPTRDEDAEDKPAVEKPLLPSNTSDKAVDMTVTSMDSALSNSENCSDIEMEHIKHTDKDAITLTIPPQDSCQNPPADTNTTSTDNGNH, from the exons ATGAAGCCAGAAAGCTCAAAATACTTGAAAAGCGACGAAAGCAGGAAGATAAACAAAGGAATAag TGCTGGGAAATATTTACAGGAACTACTAGGAAAACAATCTACCAGAGTCAAGCGGGTCTCATCATGGGTCTGGAAGCACACGATAGCCCGACTGGGCGAGGACTGGGTCTTCCTGGCGCTCCTGGGCATCATAATGGCCATGCTGTCGTTCATCATGGACAAGGGCATCTCCATCTGTACAAACG CTCGTATTTGGCTGTACCGCGATCTGACGTCACAGCCATTCGTTCAGTACATTGCGTGGGTCTCCCTGCCGGTCTGTCTCATATTATTTTCAGCCGGCTTTGTCCATCTCATCGCTCCACAAAGTATAG GTTCCGGTATACCCGAAATGAAGACCATACTGCGAGGCGTGCAGTTGAAAGAGTATCTCACATTTAAGACATTAGTGGCCAAGGTAATTGGTTTAACGGCAACTCTGGGCAGCGGTATGCCATTAGGAAAGGAA GGTCCTTTCGTACATATAGCAAGTATTGTAGCACAATTATTAAGTAAACTTGTCACATCATTCCAAGGCATATATGAGAATGAGTCGCGAAACTCTGAAATGTTGGCCGCAGCCTGTGCAGTGGGCGTGGGCGCCTGTTTTGCCGCCCCAGTCGGTG GTGTTCTTTTTAGCATAGAGGTAACCACAACGTATTTTGCGGTAAGAAACTATTGGCGTGGCTTCTTTGCCGCAGTTTGTGGCGCCACAGTTTTCCGACTCTTGGCCGTGTGGTTTCAAAACGCCGATACTGTGAGGGCTCTGTTCCTCACGAACTTTACCACCGAATTCCCATTCGATCCCCAGGAGCTTTTCGTTTTCGCTCTGATTGG ACTTGTATGCGGTTTGGGTGGTGCCTCATATGTGTGGGTCCATCGAAGATATGTCCTCTTCATGCGCTCCAATAAGCGAATGAACAAGTTCCTACAAAAGAA TCGCTTTTTGTACCCCGGATTCCTAGCTCTGCTGGTCTCCAGCATTTCATTTCCACTGGGCACTGGTCAGTTTCTGGCCGGAGAACTCAGCACTCACGAGCAGGTGACACAGCTCTTTAGTAATTTCACTTGGTCCCGCGATGATCTGACCGTGGAGCAGGCTGCTGTGGTGACCCACTGGATGACTGGATACACCAGTGTCTTTGGAAATCTAGTCATTTATACCCTTTTCACC TTTGTTTTCTCCATTATTGCCTCCACGATACCCGTACCCTCGGGAATGTTTATTCCGGTGTTCAAGATAGGCGCCGGATTCGGTCGACTGGTGGGAGAATTCATGGCCGTCACTTTTCCGCATGGAGTCCGCTACGGTGGACGGCTGTCGCCCATTATGCCCGGCGGCTATGCTGTCGTTGGAGCAGCAGCGTTCTCCGGATCCGTGACTCACACCGTGTCCGTGGCCGTGATCATCTTCGAGATGACGGGACAGATCACTCACGTTGTTCCGGTGATGATTGCCGTGCTGGTGGCCAATGCCGTGGCAGCCCTGTTGCAACCGTCGATCTACGACAGTATTATATTGATTAAGAAGCTTCCATATCTGCCGGATCTTCTGCCCTCTAGCTCTGGAATGTACAGCATATTCGTGGAGGACTTCATGGTGCGCGATGTGAAGTACATTTGGAAGGGCATCTGCTATCAGAAGCTAAAGGAAATCCTCAAGGCGAACAAGACGTTGAGGTCGTTGCCGTTGGTGGATAGTCCGGAGAATATGATCCTACTGGGTTCTGTGCAGAGGTATGAACTAATAAAAATGATCGAAAAGCACATTGGTCGCGAGAAGCGAATGGAGGTGGCTCAAAAGTGGCAAAAGGAGGCTGAGGAGCGAGCCCTGGAGGAGGAGAAAAAGAAACAGGAGGTGGAACTTAAGATGAGACGCCCGTCACGCTTCGAGGTCCTTCCGGCTCCGGATATTCTGAGTCTACGGCAGATCGCCAACGATGAAATGTTGCCGCCCAAGAAGAGGGCAGAGACCCTGCACAGTTCCCTGGCGCCCAGAAAGTCCATCCTTAAAAAGACCAACTCCTTCAACCTAAAGACCTACGGCCAACCCCTCGCCCACAGCCCAAGCATCACGCCCTACACCACGATCACCGGAAACTCCGAATTCCGCATCCGGTCTGCCTTCGAGGCCATCTTTAAGAAGTCAACCACCCTCCAGGATGTCCAGCCGGATCCGGAAACGGGTTCCCTGTCTCCGGCAGCTAGTAACAACGAAGTGGGGGTTCAGCGAACTCCCAGCACCCCAGGTGTTTCCAAAAAGGTTCAGCTG CAAGCACAAAATAATTGGGATTTTGTAACCGATCAAATTATGCTG CAAGTAAACCCAATTCCCATGGAACAAGTTAAACCAGCACCATcg CCGGACGAGGAGGATAGCTCAGAAGAGCAAGTTAGAAATAATGAGGATTCTGGAGATAGTCCAAGACAAATTCAAGATCAGTCCAGCATTAAATTCAAAACCAATAAAGTTTCAGATGTCAATAGATCTCCGCATTTGAGACCTGGAGAGCGTCCAAAAAGATGTTCAAAAATAAGGTTTTCTAATGGAGGGAATAATTCGCCTTCCCATAATAAAAGTGAGGCTAACGAAATGGGCTATATTGTAGAAGATATTGATGAAACCATAGGTCCAGAAAACAAGGGAGAG AGCCTTCAAAGAACAAAGTCGGTGCAGTTG CCCCGAGAGCGTGTAATCGACATGTCCCCAGAGGATCAGAAGCAATGGGAGCTCGAGGAGATGTTGAAGCCAATTGATCTGCAAAAGGCCAATGTCCATATCGATCCATCGCCGTTCCAGCTGGTGGAACGCACCTCAATACTCAAAGTTCATTCACTGTTCTCCATGGTTGGCATAAATCATGCCTATGTCACCAAAATTGGAAGGCTTGTAGGAGTTGTGGGCTTGAAAGAA TTGCGCAAGGCCATTGAGGACATAAACAGCAACAATTTTGTAGCCCCCACCCGCGATGAAGATGCAGAAGATAAGCCCGCTGTGGAGAAGCCACTACTACCATCAAACACAAGTGATAAGGCCGTGGACATGACAGTCACGTCGATGGACTCGGCGCTATCCAACTCCGAAAACTGTTCGGACATCGAAATGGAGCACATAAAGCACACGGATAAGGACGCAATAACGCTCACCATCCCGCCGCAGGACTCGTGCCAAAACCCACCGGCGGACACAAATACCACATCCACAGATAACGGCAATCATTGA
- the LOC6499409 gene encoding chloride channel protein 2 isoform X7, whose amino-acid sequence MKSSRNGGQTLLIAPSPTARLMPLRTYSNASSLGHHNDRTPGTPGSPLHEGDLEESGLGYTHTLMYGRYTKDLGEFAKDEARKLKILEKRRKQEDKQRNKELLGKQSTRVKRVSSWVWKHTIARLGEDWVFLALLGIIMAMLSFIMDKGISICTNARIWLYRDLTSQPFVQYIAWVSLPVCLILFSAGFVHLIAPQSIGSGIPEMKTILRGVQLKEYLTFKTLVAKVIGLTATLGSGMPLGKEGPFVHIASIVAQLLSKLVTSFQGIYENESRNSEMLAAACAVGVGACFAAPVGGVLFSIEVTTTYFAVRNYWRGFFAAVCGATVFRLLAVWFQNADTVRALFLTNFTTEFPFDPQELFVFALIGLVCGLGGASYVWVHRRYVLFMRSNKRMNKFLQKNRFLYPGFLALLVSSISFPLGTGQFLAGELSTHEQVTQLFSNFTWSRDDLTVEQAAVVTHWMTGYTSVFGNLVIYTLFTFVFSIIASTIPVPSGMFIPVFKIGAGFGRLVGEFMAVTFPHGVRYGGRLSPIMPGGYAVVGAAAFSGSVTHTVSVAVIIFEMTGQITHVVPVMIAVLVANAVAALLQPSIYDSIILIKKLPYLPDLLPSSSGMYSIFVEDFMVRDVKYIWKGICYQKLKEILKANKTLRSLPLVDSPENMILLGSVQRYELIKMIEKHIGREKRMEVAQKWQKEAEERALEEEKKKQEVELKMRRPSRFEVLPAPDILSLRQIANDEMLPPKKRAETLHSSLAPRKSILKKTNSFNLKTYGQPLAHSPSITPYTTITGNSEFRIRSAFEAIFKKSTTLQDVQPDPETGSLSPAASNNEVGVQRTPSTPGVSKKVQLPRERVIDMSPEDQKQWELEEMLKPIDLQKANVHIDPSPFQLVERTSILKVHSLFSMVGINHAYVTKIGRLVGVVGLKELRKAIEDINSNNFVAPTRDEDAEDKPAVEKPLLPSNTSDKAVDMTVTSMDSALSNSENCSDIEMEHIKHTDKDAITLTIPPQDSCQNPPADTNTTSTDNGNH is encoded by the exons ATGTATGGTCGTTATACCAAAGATCTAGGAGAATTTGCCAAAGATGAAGCCAGAAAGCTCAAAATACTTGAAAAGCGACGAAAGCAGGAAGATAAACAAAGGAATAag GAACTACTAGGAAAACAATCTACCAGAGTCAAGCGGGTCTCATCATGGGTCTGGAAGCACACGATAGCCCGACTGGGCGAGGACTGGGTCTTCCTGGCGCTCCTGGGCATCATAATGGCCATGCTGTCGTTCATCATGGACAAGGGCATCTCCATCTGTACAAACG CTCGTATTTGGCTGTACCGCGATCTGACGTCACAGCCATTCGTTCAGTACATTGCGTGGGTCTCCCTGCCGGTCTGTCTCATATTATTTTCAGCCGGCTTTGTCCATCTCATCGCTCCACAAAGTATAG GTTCCGGTATACCCGAAATGAAGACCATACTGCGAGGCGTGCAGTTGAAAGAGTATCTCACATTTAAGACATTAGTGGCCAAGGTAATTGGTTTAACGGCAACTCTGGGCAGCGGTATGCCATTAGGAAAGGAA GGTCCTTTCGTACATATAGCAAGTATTGTAGCACAATTATTAAGTAAACTTGTCACATCATTCCAAGGCATATATGAGAATGAGTCGCGAAACTCTGAAATGTTGGCCGCAGCCTGTGCAGTGGGCGTGGGCGCCTGTTTTGCCGCCCCAGTCGGTG GTGTTCTTTTTAGCATAGAGGTAACCACAACGTATTTTGCGGTAAGAAACTATTGGCGTGGCTTCTTTGCCGCAGTTTGTGGCGCCACAGTTTTCCGACTCTTGGCCGTGTGGTTTCAAAACGCCGATACTGTGAGGGCTCTGTTCCTCACGAACTTTACCACCGAATTCCCATTCGATCCCCAGGAGCTTTTCGTTTTCGCTCTGATTGG ACTTGTATGCGGTTTGGGTGGTGCCTCATATGTGTGGGTCCATCGAAGATATGTCCTCTTCATGCGCTCCAATAAGCGAATGAACAAGTTCCTACAAAAGAA TCGCTTTTTGTACCCCGGATTCCTAGCTCTGCTGGTCTCCAGCATTTCATTTCCACTGGGCACTGGTCAGTTTCTGGCCGGAGAACTCAGCACTCACGAGCAGGTGACACAGCTCTTTAGTAATTTCACTTGGTCCCGCGATGATCTGACCGTGGAGCAGGCTGCTGTGGTGACCCACTGGATGACTGGATACACCAGTGTCTTTGGAAATCTAGTCATTTATACCCTTTTCACC TTTGTTTTCTCCATTATTGCCTCCACGATACCCGTACCCTCGGGAATGTTTATTCCGGTGTTCAAGATAGGCGCCGGATTCGGTCGACTGGTGGGAGAATTCATGGCCGTCACTTTTCCGCATGGAGTCCGCTACGGTGGACGGCTGTCGCCCATTATGCCCGGCGGCTATGCTGTCGTTGGAGCAGCAGCGTTCTCCGGATCCGTGACTCACACCGTGTCCGTGGCCGTGATCATCTTCGAGATGACGGGACAGATCACTCACGTTGTTCCGGTGATGATTGCCGTGCTGGTGGCCAATGCCGTGGCAGCCCTGTTGCAACCGTCGATCTACGACAGTATTATATTGATTAAGAAGCTTCCATATCTGCCGGATCTTCTGCCCTCTAGCTCTGGAATGTACAGCATATTCGTGGAGGACTTCATGGTGCGCGATGTGAAGTACATTTGGAAGGGCATCTGCTATCAGAAGCTAAAGGAAATCCTCAAGGCGAACAAGACGTTGAGGTCGTTGCCGTTGGTGGATAGTCCGGAGAATATGATCCTACTGGGTTCTGTGCAGAGGTATGAACTAATAAAAATGATCGAAAAGCACATTGGTCGCGAGAAGCGAATGGAGGTGGCTCAAAAGTGGCAAAAGGAGGCTGAGGAGCGAGCCCTGGAGGAGGAGAAAAAGAAACAGGAGGTGGAACTTAAGATGAGACGCCCGTCACGCTTCGAGGTCCTTCCGGCTCCGGATATTCTGAGTCTACGGCAGATCGCCAACGATGAAATGTTGCCGCCCAAGAAGAGGGCAGAGACCCTGCACAGTTCCCTGGCGCCCAGAAAGTCCATCCTTAAAAAGACCAACTCCTTCAACCTAAAGACCTACGGCCAACCCCTCGCCCACAGCCCAAGCATCACGCCCTACACCACGATCACCGGAAACTCCGAATTCCGCATCCGGTCTGCCTTCGAGGCCATCTTTAAGAAGTCAACCACCCTCCAGGATGTCCAGCCGGATCCGGAAACGGGTTCCCTGTCTCCGGCAGCTAGTAACAACGAAGTGGGGGTTCAGCGAACTCCCAGCACCCCAGGTGTTTCCAAAAAGGTTCAGCTG CCCCGAGAGCGTGTAATCGACATGTCCCCAGAGGATCAGAAGCAATGGGAGCTCGAGGAGATGTTGAAGCCAATTGATCTGCAAAAGGCCAATGTCCATATCGATCCATCGCCGTTCCAGCTGGTGGAACGCACCTCAATACTCAAAGTTCATTCACTGTTCTCCATGGTTGGCATAAATCATGCCTATGTCACCAAAATTGGAAGGCTTGTAGGAGTTGTGGGCTTGAAAGAA TTGCGCAAGGCCATTGAGGACATAAACAGCAACAATTTTGTAGCCCCCACCCGCGATGAAGATGCAGAAGATAAGCCCGCTGTGGAGAAGCCACTACTACCATCAAACACAAGTGATAAGGCCGTGGACATGACAGTCACGTCGATGGACTCGGCGCTATCCAACTCCGAAAACTGTTCGGACATCGAAATGGAGCACATAAAGCACACGGATAAGGACGCAATAACGCTCACCATCCCGCCGCAGGACTCGTGCCAAAACCCACCGGCGGACACAAATACCACATCCACAGATAACGGCAATCATTGA
- the LOC6499409 gene encoding chloride channel protein 2 isoform X6: MFNNSHQHQDEYIREYAFEPELLINREDYLRKEQRLQKSTTSSSTPVRQRWDSVIAKQKEQNRRQSIDPPSDDKNQIEIEIEAFYYMYGRYTKDLGEFAKDEARKLKILEKRRKQEDKQRNKELLGKQSTRVKRVSSWVWKHTIARLGEDWVFLALLGIIMAMLSFIMDKGISICTNARIWLYRDLTSQPFVQYIAWVSLPVCLILFSAGFVHLIAPQSIGSGIPEMKTILRGVQLKEYLTFKTLVAKVIGLTATLGSGMPLGKEGPFVHIASIVAQLLSKLVTSFQGIYENESRNSEMLAAACAVGVGACFAAPVGGVLFSIEVTTTYFAVRNYWRGFFAAVCGATVFRLLAVWFQNADTVRALFLTNFTTEFPFDPQELFVFALIGLVCGLGGASYVWVHRRYVLFMRSNKRMNKFLQKNRFLYPGFLALLVSSISFPLGTGQFLAGELSTHEQVTQLFSNFTWSRDDLTVEQAAVVTHWMTGYTSVFGNLVIYTLFTFVFSIIASTIPVPSGMFIPVFKIGAGFGRLVGEFMAVTFPHGVRYGGRLSPIMPGGYAVVGAAAFSGSVTHTVSVAVIIFEMTGQITHVVPVMIAVLVANAVAALLQPSIYDSIILIKKLPYLPDLLPSSSGMYSIFVEDFMVRDVKYIWKGICYQKLKEILKANKTLRSLPLVDSPENMILLGSVQRYELIKMIEKHIGREKRMEVAQKWQKEAEERALEEEKKKQEVELKMRRPSRFEVLPAPDILSLRQIANDEMLPPKKRAETLHSSLAPRKSILKKTNSFNLKTYGQPLAHSPSITPYTTITGNSEFRIRSAFEAIFKKSTTLQDVQPDPETGSLSPAASNNEVGVQRTPSTPGVSKKVQLPRERVIDMSPEDQKQWELEEMLKPIDLQKANVHIDPSPFQLVERTSILKVHSLFSMVGINHAYVTKIGRLVGVVGLKELRKAIEDINSNNFVAPTRDEDAEDKPAVEKPLLPSNTSDKAVDMTVTSMDSALSNSENCSDIEMEHIKHTDKDAITLTIPPQDSCQNPPADTNTTSTDNGNH; this comes from the exons ATGTTTAACAACAGCCACCAGCACCAGGATGAGTACATACGGGAATACGCCTTTGAGCCGGAGCTGCTGATCAATCGCGAGGACTACCTGCGGAAGGAGCAACGCCTCCAGAAatccaccacctcctcctccactcCTGTCCGCCAGCGCTGGGACTCGGTTATTGCCAAGCAGAAGGAGCAGAACCGCAGGCAGAGCATCGACCCGCCCAGCGATGACAAAAACCAAATCGAGATCGAAATCGAGGCGTTCTATTAT ATGTATGGTCGTTATACCAAAGATCTAGGAGAATTTGCCAAAGATGAAGCCAGAAAGCTCAAAATACTTGAAAAGCGACGAAAGCAGGAAGATAAACAAAGGAATAag GAACTACTAGGAAAACAATCTACCAGAGTCAAGCGGGTCTCATCATGGGTCTGGAAGCACACGATAGCCCGACTGGGCGAGGACTGGGTCTTCCTGGCGCTCCTGGGCATCATAATGGCCATGCTGTCGTTCATCATGGACAAGGGCATCTCCATCTGTACAAACG CTCGTATTTGGCTGTACCGCGATCTGACGTCACAGCCATTCGTTCAGTACATTGCGTGGGTCTCCCTGCCGGTCTGTCTCATATTATTTTCAGCCGGCTTTGTCCATCTCATCGCTCCACAAAGTATAG GTTCCGGTATACCCGAAATGAAGACCATACTGCGAGGCGTGCAGTTGAAAGAGTATCTCACATTTAAGACATTAGTGGCCAAGGTAATTGGTTTAACGGCAACTCTGGGCAGCGGTATGCCATTAGGAAAGGAA GGTCCTTTCGTACATATAGCAAGTATTGTAGCACAATTATTAAGTAAACTTGTCACATCATTCCAAGGCATATATGAGAATGAGTCGCGAAACTCTGAAATGTTGGCCGCAGCCTGTGCAGTGGGCGTGGGCGCCTGTTTTGCCGCCCCAGTCGGTG GTGTTCTTTTTAGCATAGAGGTAACCACAACGTATTTTGCGGTAAGAAACTATTGGCGTGGCTTCTTTGCCGCAGTTTGTGGCGCCACAGTTTTCCGACTCTTGGCCGTGTGGTTTCAAAACGCCGATACTGTGAGGGCTCTGTTCCTCACGAACTTTACCACCGAATTCCCATTCGATCCCCAGGAGCTTTTCGTTTTCGCTCTGATTGG ACTTGTATGCGGTTTGGGTGGTGCCTCATATGTGTGGGTCCATCGAAGATATGTCCTCTTCATGCGCTCCAATAAGCGAATGAACAAGTTCCTACAAAAGAA TCGCTTTTTGTACCCCGGATTCCTAGCTCTGCTGGTCTCCAGCATTTCATTTCCACTGGGCACTGGTCAGTTTCTGGCCGGAGAACTCAGCACTCACGAGCAGGTGACACAGCTCTTTAGTAATTTCACTTGGTCCCGCGATGATCTGACCGTGGAGCAGGCTGCTGTGGTGACCCACTGGATGACTGGATACACCAGTGTCTTTGGAAATCTAGTCATTTATACCCTTTTCACC TTTGTTTTCTCCATTATTGCCTCCACGATACCCGTACCCTCGGGAATGTTTATTCCGGTGTTCAAGATAGGCGCCGGATTCGGTCGACTGGTGGGAGAATTCATGGCCGTCACTTTTCCGCATGGAGTCCGCTACGGTGGACGGCTGTCGCCCATTATGCCCGGCGGCTATGCTGTCGTTGGAGCAGCAGCGTTCTCCGGATCCGTGACTCACACCGTGTCCGTGGCCGTGATCATCTTCGAGATGACGGGACAGATCACTCACGTTGTTCCGGTGATGATTGCCGTGCTGGTGGCCAATGCCGTGGCAGCCCTGTTGCAACCGTCGATCTACGACAGTATTATATTGATTAAGAAGCTTCCATATCTGCCGGATCTTCTGCCCTCTAGCTCTGGAATGTACAGCATATTCGTGGAGGACTTCATGGTGCGCGATGTGAAGTACATTTGGAAGGGCATCTGCTATCAGAAGCTAAAGGAAATCCTCAAGGCGAACAAGACGTTGAGGTCGTTGCCGTTGGTGGATAGTCCGGAGAATATGATCCTACTGGGTTCTGTGCAGAGGTATGAACTAATAAAAATGATCGAAAAGCACATTGGTCGCGAGAAGCGAATGGAGGTGGCTCAAAAGTGGCAAAAGGAGGCTGAGGAGCGAGCCCTGGAGGAGGAGAAAAAGAAACAGGAGGTGGAACTTAAGATGAGACGCCCGTCACGCTTCGAGGTCCTTCCGGCTCCGGATATTCTGAGTCTACGGCAGATCGCCAACGATGAAATGTTGCCGCCCAAGAAGAGGGCAGAGACCCTGCACAGTTCCCTGGCGCCCAGAAAGTCCATCCTTAAAAAGACCAACTCCTTCAACCTAAAGACCTACGGCCAACCCCTCGCCCACAGCCCAAGCATCACGCCCTACACCACGATCACCGGAAACTCCGAATTCCGCATCCGGTCTGCCTTCGAGGCCATCTTTAAGAAGTCAACCACCCTCCAGGATGTCCAGCCGGATCCGGAAACGGGTTCCCTGTCTCCGGCAGCTAGTAACAACGAAGTGGGGGTTCAGCGAACTCCCAGCACCCCAGGTGTTTCCAAAAAGGTTCAGCTG CCCCGAGAGCGTGTAATCGACATGTCCCCAGAGGATCAGAAGCAATGGGAGCTCGAGGAGATGTTGAAGCCAATTGATCTGCAAAAGGCCAATGTCCATATCGATCCATCGCCGTTCCAGCTGGTGGAACGCACCTCAATACTCAAAGTTCATTCACTGTTCTCCATGGTTGGCATAAATCATGCCTATGTCACCAAAATTGGAAGGCTTGTAGGAGTTGTGGGCTTGAAAGAA TTGCGCAAGGCCATTGAGGACATAAACAGCAACAATTTTGTAGCCCCCACCCGCGATGAAGATGCAGAAGATAAGCCCGCTGTGGAGAAGCCACTACTACCATCAAACACAAGTGATAAGGCCGTGGACATGACAGTCACGTCGATGGACTCGGCGCTATCCAACTCCGAAAACTGTTCGGACATCGAAATGGAGCACATAAAGCACACGGATAAGGACGCAATAACGCTCACCATCCCGCCGCAGGACTCGTGCCAAAACCCACCGGCGGACACAAATACCACATCCACAGATAACGGCAATCATTGA